One part of the Rothia sp. ZJ932 genome encodes these proteins:
- the rpsS gene encoding 30S ribosomal protein S19: protein MPRSLKKGPFVDQHLYVKVAAQNEKGTKNVIKTWSRRSMIVPDMLGHTIAVHDGRKHVPVFITESMVGHKLGEFAPTRTFRGHVKDDRKGKRR, encoded by the coding sequence ATGCCTCGTAGTTTGAAAAAGGGCCCTTTCGTAGATCAGCACCTTTATGTAAAGGTTGCAGCTCAGAACGAGAAGGGTACCAAGAATGTTATTAAGACTTGGTCCCGCCGCTCGATGATTGTTCCCGACATGCTCGGTCACACCATCGCAGTGCATGATGGACGCAAGCACGTCCCGGTGTTCATCACTGAGTCCATGGTTGGACACAAGCTCGGTGAATTTGCTCCGACCCGCACTTTCCGCGGCCATGTGAAGGACGACCGTAAGGGTAAGCGTCGCTAG
- the rplB gene encoding 50S ribosomal protein L2, whose amino-acid sequence MGIRKHKPTTPGRRGSSVADFAEITRSTPEKSLVRPLPKKGGRNNTGRITTRHKGGGHKRQYRLIDFRRHDKDGVDARVAHIEYDPNRTARIALLHYVDGTKRYIVAPNKLKQGDVVESGPSADIKPGNNLPLRNIPVGTVIHAVELRPGGGAKMARSAGASIQLVAKEGKYAQLRLPSGEIRNVDVRCRATVGEVGNAEQSNINWGKAGRNRWKGIRPTVRGVVMNPVDHPHGGGEGKTSGGRHPVNPNGKPEGRTRRPNKESDKLIVRRRRTGKKR is encoded by the coding sequence ATGGGTATTCGTAAGCACAAGCCGACGACCCCGGGTCGCCGTGGCTCGAGCGTAGCTGATTTCGCGGAAATCACTCGTTCAACCCCGGAAAAGTCCCTGGTTCGTCCGCTTCCCAAAAAAGGCGGCCGTAACAACACCGGTCGTATCACTACTCGTCATAAGGGCGGTGGTCACAAGCGCCAGTACCGTCTGATTGACTTCCGTCGTCACGACAAAGACGGTGTAGATGCACGCGTAGCACACATCGAGTACGATCCTAACCGTACCGCTCGCATCGCGCTTCTGCACTATGTTGATGGCACCAAGCGTTACATCGTTGCTCCTAACAAACTGAAGCAGGGCGATGTTGTTGAGTCAGGTCCCAGCGCGGATATCAAGCCCGGCAACAACCTGCCCTTGCGTAACATCCCCGTGGGTACTGTTATTCACGCGGTAGAGCTTCGCCCCGGTGGTGGCGCTAAGATGGCTCGCTCAGCAGGCGCATCAATCCAGTTGGTTGCTAAGGAAGGCAAGTACGCTCAGTTGCGTCTGCCTTCAGGCGAAATCCGCAACGTGGATGTTCGCTGCCGAGCAACTGTTGGTGAAGTTGGCAACGCAGAGCAGTCCAACATCAACTGGGGTAAAGCAGGACGTAACCGCTGGAAGGGCATCCGCCCGACCGTTCGTGGTGTCGTTATGAACCCCGTTGATCACCCGCACGGTGGTGGTGAAGGTAAGACTTCCGGTGGTCGTCACCCTGTTAACCCCAACGGTAAACCTGAGGGTCGCACCCGTCGCCCCAACAAGGAAAGCGACAAGCTCATTGTTCGTCGCCGTCGTACTGGCAAGAAGCGCTAA
- the rplV gene encoding 50S ribosomal protein L22 has product MEAKASARYVRVTPMKARRVVNLIRGKQAEEAMAILKFAPQSASEPVYKIVASAVANARQKADREGVAFKEDELFISEAFVDEGPTMKRFQPRAQGRAFRINKRTSHITVVVATPSEEEGR; this is encoded by the coding sequence ATGGAAGCCAAGGCATCAGCGCGCTATGTACGCGTTACGCCTATGAAGGCACGCCGAGTCGTCAACCTGATCCGTGGTAAGCAGGCGGAAGAGGCAATGGCGATTTTGAAGTTCGCTCCCCAGAGCGCTTCAGAACCGGTTTACAAGATCGTTGCATCAGCTGTTGCAAACGCTCGTCAGAAAGCTGACCGCGAAGGTGTAGCTTTCAAGGAAGACGAACTGTTCATCAGTGAAGCATTCGTGGACGAAGGTCCGACCATGAAGCGATTCCAGCCCCGTGCACAGGGTCGCGCGTTCCGCATCAACAAGCGCACCAGCCACATTACTGTGGTTGTTGCGACCCCGTCAGAGGAGGAGGGCCGCTAA
- the rplE gene encoding 50S ribosomal protein L5: MTETKITPRLKTKFNDEVTKALQEEFDYKNVMQTPKIVKVVVNMGVGEAAKDAKLMDGAIRDLTAITGQKPMITRAKKSIAQFKLREGQPIGAHVTLRGDRMWEFLDRLITLALPRIRDFRGLSDRQFDGNGNYTFGLTEQSMFHEIDQDAIDRVRGMDITIVTTAKTDDEGRALIKALGFPFKTQ; this comes from the coding sequence ATGACCGAAACCAAGATCACCCCTCGCCTCAAGACCAAGTTCAACGACGAGGTCACCAAGGCTCTGCAGGAAGAGTTCGACTACAAGAACGTCATGCAGACCCCCAAGATTGTTAAAGTCGTTGTTAACATGGGTGTCGGTGAAGCAGCTAAGGACGCGAAGCTCATGGATGGAGCTATCCGCGACCTGACCGCAATCACCGGTCAGAAGCCTATGATTACCCGTGCTAAGAAGTCAATCGCTCAGTTCAAACTGCGCGAAGGTCAGCCCATTGGCGCACACGTTACTTTGCGTGGCGACCGTATGTGGGAATTCCTGGACCGTCTGATCACCTTGGCGCTGCCCCGTATTCGCGACTTCCGTGGTCTCTCAGACCGCCAGTTCGACGGTAATGGTAACTACACCTTCGGTTTGACTGAGCAGTCGATGTTCCACGAAATCGACCAGGACGCGATTGATCGTGTACGTGGTATGGACATCACTATCGTCACCACCGCTAAGACCGATGATGAAGGCCGCGCGCTTATCAAAGCACTCGGTTTCCCGTTCAAAACCCAGTAA
- the rplX gene encoding 50S ribosomal protein L24 produces MAKIKSGDLVQVIAGADRGKQGKVLKVFPKTERVLVEGVKIVSKHTKANPMTGAAGGIEKVEASIHVSNVAIVDPETKKPTRVGYRLETEERNGKTRTKRVRVAKSSGKDI; encoded by the coding sequence ATGGCTAAAATCAAGTCAGGTGACCTCGTTCAGGTTATCGCTGGTGCAGACCGCGGTAAGCAGGGCAAGGTCCTCAAGGTATTCCCCAAGACCGAACGTGTACTGGTTGAAGGCGTAAAGATCGTCAGCAAGCACACCAAGGCTAACCCGATGACCGGCGCTGCCGGTGGCATCGAAAAGGTTGAGGCTTCGATTCACGTATCAAACGTTGCAATCGTTGATCCCGAGACCAAGAAGCCGACTCGCGTTGGCTACCGCCTCGAGACTGAAGAGCGCAATGGCAAGACTCGCACCAAGCGTGTTCGTGTTGCCAAGAGCTCGGGTAAGGACATCTAA
- the rpsQ gene encoding 30S ribosomal protein S17, translating into MSEVKTEERGYRKIRRGYVVSDKMDKTVVVEVEDHVKHALYGKVMRRSSKIKAHDEQNTAGIGDLVLLAETRPLSASKRWRVVEIVEKAK; encoded by the coding sequence GTGAGTGAAGTAAAGACTGAAGAGCGCGGCTACCGTAAGATTCGCCGCGGCTACGTAGTGTCCGACAAGATGGACAAGACTGTAGTCGTAGAGGTCGAGGACCACGTGAAGCACGCACTGTACGGCAAGGTTATGCGCCGTAGCTCAAAGATCAAGGCGCACGACGAGCAGAACACTGCTGGTATTGGTGACTTGGTTCTGCTGGCGGAAACCCGCCCGCTGTCAGCCTCAAAGCGCTGGCGTGTTGTAGAGATCGTAGAGAAGGCGAAGTAA
- the rpsC gene encoding 30S ribosomal protein S3, with protein MGQKINPNGFRLGITTEHVSKWFADSNKPGERYADFVKEDVQIRKLLSEGMERAGIAKVEIERTRDRVRVDIHTARPGIVIGRRGAEADRIRGELEKLTGKQIQLNILEVAQPDLSAQLVAQGIAEQLASRVAFRRAMKKAIQSAQRAGAKGIRIQCSGRLGGAEMSRSEFYREGRVPLHTLRANIDYGFFEAKTTFGRIGVKVWIYKGDMTDKELAAQQAAGNRRGGRGGRDGGDRRRGGNRGPRRERRNDNASANAEAKTAENGEA; from the coding sequence ATGGGTCAGAAAATTAACCCGAACGGTTTCCGACTTGGTATTACCACCGAACACGTTTCAAAGTGGTTCGCAGACTCAAACAAGCCTGGTGAACGTTACGCTGACTTCGTGAAGGAAGACGTTCAGATTCGCAAGCTTCTGTCAGAAGGCATGGAGCGCGCAGGCATCGCTAAGGTAGAAATCGAGCGCACCCGTGACCGTGTTCGTGTGGATATCCACACTGCACGCCCCGGTATTGTTATCGGTCGTCGCGGCGCAGAAGCTGATCGTATCCGTGGTGAGCTGGAAAAACTCACCGGTAAGCAGATTCAGCTGAACATCCTCGAAGTCGCTCAGCCTGACCTGTCAGCACAGCTTGTTGCACAGGGCATCGCGGAGCAGCTGGCTTCACGTGTGGCATTCCGCCGCGCGATGAAGAAGGCAATTCAGTCAGCACAGCGTGCGGGCGCTAAGGGTATTCGTATCCAGTGCTCCGGACGTCTGGGTGGCGCTGAAATGTCACGTTCAGAGTTCTACCGCGAAGGTCGTGTGCCCCTGCACACCCTGCGTGCAAACATCGACTACGGCTTCTTTGAAGCTAAGACCACTTTCGGTCGTATCGGTGTCAAGGTATGGATTTACAAGGGCGATATGACCGATAAGGAACTGGCTGCACAGCAGGCTGCTGGTAACCGTCGTGGCGGTCGTGGTGGCCGTGACGGTGGCGACCGCCGTCGTGGCGGCAACCGTGGTCCTCGTCGTGAACGTCGTAACGATAATGCTTCAGCTAACGCAGAAGCTAAGACTGCAGAAAACGGTGAGGCATAA
- the rpsH gene encoding 30S ribosomal protein S8 — MTMTDPVADMLTRLRNANAAYHDSVSMPHSKLKVRIAEILKAEGYIADFKVEDAKVGQTLTLELKFGPSRERSIVGVRRISKPGLRVYAKSTNLPLVHGGLGIAILSTSSGLLTNKQASKKGVGGEVVAYIW, encoded by the coding sequence ATGACTATGACAGATCCTGTCGCAGATATGCTGACCCGTTTGCGCAACGCAAACGCTGCATACCACGACTCCGTATCTATGCCCCACTCAAAGCTTAAGGTTCGCATTGCCGAAATCCTAAAGGCTGAGGGCTACATTGCTGACTTCAAGGTAGAAGACGCTAAGGTCGGTCAGACCTTGACTCTCGAACTGAAGTTCGGTCCCTCACGCGAGCGTTCCATTGTTGGCGTTCGTCGTATCTCCAAGCCCGGTCTGCGCGTTTACGCGAAGTCAACCAACCTTCCCTTGGTTCACGGTGGACTCGGTATCGCAATTCTGTCAACCTCTTCAGGTCTGCTGACTAACAAGCAGGCTTCGAAGAAGGGTGTTGGCGGCGAAGTCGTCGCTTACATCTGGTAG
- the rplP gene encoding 50S ribosomal protein L16: protein MLIPRRVKYRKQHHPKRTGMAKGGTEVTFGEWGIQALTPAYVTNRQIEAARIAMTRHIKRGGKVWINIYPDRPLTKKPAETRMGSGKGSPEWWVANVKPGRVMFELSGVSEEVAREAMRLAIHKLPMKARVVRREGGE from the coding sequence ATGCTTATTCCCCGTCGAGTAAAATATCGCAAGCAGCACCACCCCAAGCGTACCGGTATGGCCAAAGGCGGTACCGAGGTAACCTTCGGTGAGTGGGGCATTCAGGCACTGACTCCTGCATACGTGACCAACCGCCAGATTGAGGCAGCACGTATTGCAATGACTCGTCACATCAAGCGTGGCGGTAAGGTTTGGATTAACATCTACCCCGACCGTCCCTTGACCAAGAAGCCCGCTGAAACCCGTATGGGTTCCGGTAAGGGCTCACCCGAGTGGTGGGTCGCAAATGTTAAGCCCGGTCGAGTCATGTTTGAACTCTCCGGTGTTTCCGAAGAAGTGGCTCGCGAAGCTATGCGCCTCGCGATCCACAAGCTCCCGATGAAGGCACGTGTTGTGCGTCGCGAAGGTGGTGAATAA
- the rplN gene encoding 50S ribosomal protein L14: MIQQESRLKVADNTGAKEILTIRVLGGSARRYAGIGDVIVATVKDAIPGGTVKKGDVVKAVVVRTKKETRRPDGSYIKFDENSAVIIKNTEGDPRGTRIFGPVGRELRDKKFMKIISLAPEVL; encoded by the coding sequence ATGATTCAGCAGGAGTCACGACTGAAGGTCGCTGACAACACTGGTGCTAAGGAAATCCTTACCATTCGTGTTCTCGGTGGCTCTGCACGTCGTTACGCAGGCATTGGCGACGTTATCGTTGCTACCGTCAAGGACGCGATCCCTGGCGGCACCGTAAAGAAGGGCGACGTTGTTAAGGCAGTCGTCGTTCGCACTAAGAAGGAAACCCGTCGTCCTGACGGTTCCTACATCAAGTTTGATGAGAACTCAGCAGTTATCATCAAGAACACTGAGGGTGATCCCCGCGGTACCCGTATTTTCGGACCCGTCGGTCGCGAGCTTCGCGATAAGAAGTTCATGAAGATTATCTCGCTCGCTCCGGAGGTGCTCTAA
- the rpmC gene encoding 50S ribosomal protein L29, which translates to MAVGSKDLNLDKLAELSNENLADELRKSKEELFNLRFQAATGQLENPGRIRTVKRDIARIYTVLRERELGIRPSTEG; encoded by the coding sequence ATGGCAGTTGGATCAAAGGATCTGAACCTCGACAAGCTCGCTGAGCTCTCCAACGAGAACCTAGCTGACGAGCTGCGCAAGTCGAAGGAGGAACTGTTCAACCTCCGTTTCCAGGCAGCCACCGGTCAGCTTGAGAACCCGGGTCGTATCCGTACCGTCAAGCGCGATATCGCACGCATCTACACTGTACTGCGTGAACGTGAGCTCGGTATCCGTCCCTCAACCGAAGGTTAA
- the rplD gene encoding 50S ribosomal protein L4 — protein sequence MAVKTLNVDLPADLFDAKASVPLLHQVVVAQLAAARQGTHKTKNRGEVSGAGRKPFKQKGTGRARQGSIRAPHMTGGGVVHGPTPRNYAQRTPKKMIAAALRGALSDRARHGRIHVVESLVEGTKPSTKAAKAALASISDRKNALVVIDRKDDVVALSARNLQNVHVIYADQLNTYDVLISDDVVFTKDAFDVFVAVASKAKKEAK from the coding sequence ATGGCTGTTAAGACCCTTAACGTAGATTTGCCCGCAGACCTGTTTGACGCGAAGGCATCAGTTCCTTTGCTTCACCAGGTGGTTGTTGCACAGCTCGCAGCAGCACGCCAGGGCACTCACAAGACTAAGAACCGTGGTGAAGTTTCCGGTGCAGGTCGCAAGCCCTTCAAGCAGAAGGGTACTGGTCGCGCACGTCAGGGATCAATCCGCGCTCCCCACATGACTGGTGGTGGCGTTGTACACGGTCCTACTCCGCGTAACTACGCTCAGCGTACTCCTAAGAAGATGATTGCAGCAGCTCTTCGTGGTGCTCTTTCTGATCGTGCTCGTCACGGTCGTATCCACGTTGTTGAGTCACTGGTTGAAGGCACCAAGCCCTCTACCAAGGCAGCAAAGGCAGCACTCGCTTCAATCTCAGATCGTAAGAACGCTCTCGTTGTTATCGATCGTAAGGATGACGTTGTTGCACTGTCAGCTCGCAACCTTCAGAACGTACACGTTATCTACGCAGATCAGCTGAATACCTATGATGTTCTGATCTCCGATGATGTTGTCTTTACCAAGGACGCATTCGACGTTTTCGTTGCAGTTGCTTCTAAGGCTAAGAAGGAGGCCAAGTAA
- the rplW gene encoding 50S ribosomal protein L23 — translation MSVLTFKDPRDVIIAPVVSEKSYSQLDEGKYTFLVDPRSNKLEIKQAIEMIFDVKVAAVNTANRAGKRKRTRFGWGARKNTKRAIVTLKEGTIDIFGGPQA, via the coding sequence ATGAGCGTCCTTACTTTCAAGGATCCCCGCGACGTTATCATTGCACCTGTCGTGTCGGAAAAGAGCTACTCACAGCTCGATGAAGGCAAGTACACCTTCCTGGTTGATCCCCGCTCAAACAAGCTGGAAATCAAGCAGGCTATTGAAATGATTTTCGATGTCAAGGTTGCTGCTGTAAACACCGCTAACCGCGCAGGTAAGCGTAAGCGCACCCGCTTCGGCTGGGGCGCACGTAAGAACACCAAGCGTGCGATTGTGACCCTCAAAGAAGGCACTATCGACATCTTCGGCGGTCCGCAGGCATAA